AGAGGAACATCTTTTAATTATGTTCACTGTTGCAAAACACTGGGAAGAAACTAAACGTCCACCAATGAGAGAATAGATAAATAACTTGTGGTCagtgtacaatggaatatttagtATACAGCAGTTAAAAGGCATGTATCAAAATGAGGAAATCTCAGAAAcaatgttgagtgaaaaaaataaagctgcaaaatgatacattttaGCAATTATGTCCATTTAAAAAACTCTATATTGGTTATAGAGATACATACAGGcatctacatatatatgtacacaaatacacatgcacacacacacttcaaaaaAGGCAGACAAGAAGTAATCACACCATTTCCTGGATAGTGCTTACGTCTGTGGAAGCAGGTAAAAAGAACAGGTGAAGTTCTTCACCTGCACCTGAAAATGTATAGTCATTGGAGAGAGAGATCTGAAGCCAATATGGCCAAAGGTTCAACCCTGTTCACTTTGTGTGGGCGGGCACCTCGGTTTTTCATAGTATTTGTCTGGCACACATGTCTCTGTTCCTTTTGTGTCACTGTGTTAATGTATACAGTCAGCATGCAGGTTTAGTTTTTACCCATTCCCTCTGAGACTTGCTTTACTTTCTGAGACTTGCTATTTTCTAAAAGAGAATTTTAAGTCCTTCACCTCTACAGTCTGTTTGGATGTGTTCCTACCACCATTATTTTTACTATGCTTTTtcactgtttctttccttctcataGACTGACAGAACATTCTTTACTCAAACTTTGCCCCTTTAGTAGTTCAACAGCCACACACTTTACTCCTACTTTTAGAAATAATTACccttacttttgttgttgttggagtcagtatttccaatgaaactaattttttttttcctagtgggAACACCAAAAACCCTATTTTGAAGGCAAATGCAAGAAATCAATTATAAAGTCACTTAGTACCACGGTTTTAGACGAAACCAAACAATTCCACTATACCATGTAAAACCAAAAGGAGAACTTTAATAAGCTTTTACGGCACTGCAATTACAGGAACATTAACCCATAACATGCAACAGAAATGATGATGCCTCTTGGACAAAGTTAACAGATAAACTTGACATTACAATCAACATCAACATgttctactgaaaaaaaaaaatgcaacatttCACTGCTCAGGTTAGAAAATGCATCTTCTTGCTGCAATCTCAAGTAGCAGTTAGAAAATTTGGTTTTCCCTTTCTAACCTCTAAAACACAGTATGATTTTTGTAATGCAATCATACACAATCATTTTCACACTGGAAATAATCACAAGGAATCAACAGGTGGAGATTAATCGACTGACTGATTTCATTGCAATGGTTAATTTGGAGAGGGCTCCTGCAGTATTGTGGATTTCAGATGGGGAAACTCATCAGACCAGGAATAAAGAACCTTGGTCTTAAAGTGGGGGAGGGAACATGCAGCGGCACACAGGGCAGGTGCCTGACTTCTGAAGCCAGATGGACACACAAGGCTTGTGGAAATAGTGGTGGCATGGCAGCTCCGTCGCCACCTCCCCCTTCGCATATTCACTGCAACAGATGGGGCAACACATCTCCTGCCCCACCGCACTGTGATCTTCTGTGATCAGGATCTCAGGAAGAGTGTCGATGCTCTCCTTGCTGGCTGGTGGATTGGCCACCTCCACATCCACCGCCAGAGACTCCAAGTGTGCCAAGGCAGTTTCCATTGCCTGGGCCAGGCGTTCTTCAAGTGCCATGTATGTGAGGAACTGAGGATCCACGTATGAAATGGCTTCGGCTACCCCCAACCCATCCGCGAACCCATCGAAGAGGCTCCAATCCACTTCGAGGTCTTCACTGACACTGGAGTCATCTTCAAGGTTGTTGTTGCCATCCAGCATGAAGACACCAGGCTGCAGAAACTCCTGGCCAGAATCGTTATCCCCCTCGCTGCCGCTCTCGTTTTCATTGTACTGGAGCCAAGGAACTTCCCCTTCTTCGGGGGACGCCCTTTCCTCTTCCTGGAGAGAGGGCCCTCGAACCTCTTCAAGTTCATTGTTGCCACTGCTGCCAGCACTGGCGCCAGCACTGGCATTCACTCTGGCTTGCTCGGCTTCAAGCTCTTCTTTTCCTGGCAGAGTCTCCCAGCTCTCGCCGCTGGATGACAGATTTTGCTCCCGACCACGATACTTGCGACGCAGAGCCGCAGTCCACTCTTTGTCACTGTCAGAGTCTTCTTCAAAGTATTTGTAGTAGTCATCACTGTATGTCCAGAAGTCGGGGTCGGCCATGGTTCGTCGCCGTCTAGGCACCTTTTCGGGCTTCACTTGGTCACTCCTGGCTTCCCTCTTGTCTTCAGGGTACTTCGGCTCAGGGTAGCCACTTGAACCCTCACCTCTGCTCCTTCTTGCCAGGCCATCCAAGCGGCCTTCATCAGCGCTGGCAGTCTCCCTCCACCTGGAAGTGCTATGTGgcatatcatcatcatcatcggtATCAAAAAAGATTTTTGGTTTCACGCAGTTAGGACTTGCCAGATTTCTGATTTTGGGCCTCACCACCGGTTCCTCTGCGCTCTTTGGAGTGTTTTCCCCACCACAAATACTCACAGGAGCCCTGCTGGGACATGCAGGTAAATTCGgctcctgtctctccctctccaggTTGTTGCTGTTTGTGACCACCTTGCCTTCAGCAGAAGACGGCTGAGAGGCCATGCTATTTGGCTGCAGGAACTCAGCTCTGCTAGCAGAGGACCGTGCTGCAGGGGCTGGGTCTAACTTGTCAAGCTCCTCTCTCACGTCATGGTTAAAACTAGAGAACTGTGAGGCCACCCCAGCCAGAGACCTTGCCCCCTTCTCCGGGTCATACAGCTTCTCATCTTTAAACTTGCCAGTTTTCCCTCTCACTGACACTCGCTCAACaggcccagccccctcctcctcaCTATCATCTGCCCCGAAACAGTCAACATGTCCATAAGCCATTCCTCTTCTGCTCCCCGAAGCCCTGTACTCTCTGGGCGGGTACCTGGAGTAGTCCTCATTATCAGCATTCAGGCTGGTTCCTGAGCTCTCGCTGTCATCCCAACTACGACGAGTGGTGGAAAACGGTGATCGGCTCCTCTTGGTGGTTTGACTGGGGGCTGATCTGTGCATTGGGACTTCAGATGGcgtctttctctgcctggaaatCCTTTCTTGCTGGCTTGTGGATGGCCTGAAACTGACATAAGCATGCCTTCTTCCATACCTCCTGCCTGTATTGGACTGATACCTTCCTGCTGGCTTGGGCCAGATAGGCTTGCTAGATTCCTGACCCATTTGCTCTATTTAGGAGGGTTTCCAACATGGCTGGGGATTGAGTGGGAAGGCTCCTGCTCCCTGCACACACTTTGGAGATGGAAAGGTCAAATCAGTTCAAAATAAAGGAGCAGGGAGATTTATTTTCACTTCggcaggtaaagaaaaaaaaaagaataaggggCCTTTAAAATTAGTTTCACTTTCTTCTAAGGCCTGGAATAGCATTCAAGTGACTATCAGGTGTAGACCTGGAACACATTTGCAATGTTGGCAAAATGATTACAAAACTGGGTTTGTAGGAAAGCCAGACTTATGGGAGAATCTGATGGAAGATGGAGGGTGACTGGACGTTCAGAAGGTGGGCAAAACACTGGAATTGTGCCAACATGGGAAGAGGAAAGATGGCTGTGGTTTTTTTATGGGGTGCCTGCATTTTTCTGAGCCCTGTAGACATACAGGAGAAATGCAAATTGGAATAGAGTGGAAAATATAGATCACCATCACTATGTATGTGAGAGTGCCTAGTGTCTGTCAGGAGCAGTGGGACAGGTGGAAGGGGACCAGCAATCATGAAGAGGAAAGACTCCTGTGTTTGTAAAGGGAAAGAGCTGGTGACAGCAGCATGGGAAAAGGCAAGACTGTTGGGCAGAATGAGACCCATTGTGGATGTGGCTATGAAAATGACAGGCATGGTGTGGCTTCAGAGGAGAGGGGCATGTGAacatatggcagaaagagaatgcGCATGTGGTTCTGATGTGTGATGGCTGGAGCTCTAGGGAGGGATGCCTACGTTTATGTGTCTGTGGCAGGCCAGGAGGAGTATAGCGGCATTGAATGGAGTGTCCtcgggtttgtgtgtgtgttcatcaaAATGGGAGGCAACAATCGAGAAGTGTCAGTGTGAACAAATGCATCAATGGGGAGACATCACTGGAGAGGGACATGCATGTGGCAGGTGGGTGGGCACCAGCAATCAAAGAGCATCTGTATTCATGGATGTGGCGACAGGAAGAGGGGATGTTCCAAGATAGGGATTTATGTGAGTGTGAGTATGTGCATGGCAGGGACCAGTGAAGGAGGCTGTCTAGACATATGTAGCAGACAGGGAGCACCTGAGAGGGGTATGGAAAGAGCGTGTGGGTGAGTATGCATGTTAAGTGGTGCAGGGAAAAGGAGCCAACAATCCAAGGATATCCTTATGTGTGTCAGTGGCAGGCAAGGGGTAAGGCCTCACagagggtgtgagtgtgtgtgtgtgtgtgtgtgtgtgtgtgtgtgtgtggtgtgttgtaTGCTCACCAGAGCATGCAGAGgcacagggaggaggggaggtaTGTTTGTGGAAGGTGGTGAGAGGCAGGAAAGGCACCGGAGGGTGGGAGGCTGTGTGTCTGTCAGTCATTCTGTGTCTCTCTCAGGGGAAGGCACTGGGGAGTGTGACAATGTCTGAGAGGGTGTCTGTACATGTGTGTCCAAGCATGTAGGGGAGAGGGGACACTCAGGAACCTTGAGTATGGGGGGCAGCGGTAAGACAGCTGCATTGGAAGGTTTTGGGCATGCGtgagtgcttgtgtgtgtgtgtgtgtgtgtgtgtgtgtgtgcgcatgcacgcACACGTGCATGTGCGCCCGGGTACACACACCCGTGTATGTGTgggcatgtgcgtgtgtgtgtccctgtgccTGCACGCAAGACAGTAGGATGGGAGGGGGTCCGCAATGTCATAATGAGAGAGAGGGAAACGTGTATCAGCTCAAATGGTAGATCCAAAAAATGTGGCAGAGAagggggagaaaggaaagggagtGTGGGGATACAGTTTTCCCTGGGaatgatttgtttttctgacagCATTTCTTTTCCTGGCACAATATATTTGCCTAAAAATCTTCATCCTTTACCATTCATTAAAACAACTGCAAAATGGGGAAAGGCCGCGGGTCGCTCCACAGAGGAGCCAagaagggaggcaggaggagaggggaggacaggCATAGAGGGCCGCGACCACCACTCCCCTCTTGAACAGCGACtcaagccaccagagcgggggcCCGGCCATACGTAAGGAGCCAGGGATGGAGGATGAGTCCTAAATCGGGCCAATGGAGGACACAGGCCTCCCTCTTTGGTCAGGTCCCGCGTCCGCCCCACCCCTTCCCAAGGGGTGAGCCCGAAAATCTGCTCGctagagccccccacccccacatccttACCCTGGTGCCCGGCCACTCGCCCTCATGCTCGGCCACTGGCCCCACCGTCACGTCTGAAGAGATCGaggaaataaagtctttcactcaCCCAGTCGCGACCCCGCACGCTCTCAGGAAGAACAGATCTCTCGGACCTCCAACCTCCACGACCGCCAGAGCCGCTGCTCCTGGGGCTCCAGCTCCTCCCCCTCCAGACAGCAGTGAGGCAGGCGCGACTGCGGCGGCGGAAGTGATTGTGGCGTCGCGGCGGCCCGCCCCCTTGATGTGGCGGGGGCGGCAGCTGCTCTCAACAAATCAGGGTGGGCCCGAAAGGATTATTTCGTTTGAAATGATGAAATCGTCAAGGATACAGAAAAGGACAGCGAAAAATGTAACCAACAGCCAGCTGTAACAAATGTTAAACATTTAGTCATATACCCTTCTGTTCTGGGGTTTGCATGGTTGCTGTCCGTGCTGTCTGGTATAAAGTGAAAGCTGCAAATTCCTTCTGATTCATTCCGATATGAAAGGAATCATATTAATATACCCTATCCTATGTTCTATGTTATGACTTGTAGTGGAAGTATCACTGTATTTAGGGTTGTGGTCAGCAGAAAAATTTTTAACCTGGTGGTTGAAGCAAACTGAACTGTTTATCATACAATTTATTGCTGTTAATCGAGCTTCTCTATCCAGAAGAAATGATCAGTCATTGCAGCACAACATAGCTTCACATCCTTATAATTAAATTGCcctttaaaatattatagctATGCCTTTTGGATTTACACAATTTTACTGAACTCCAAAGTCTTTTTTATATATTGCGCTTTACATGTATCTCTAATACTTGCATCAAATGTAAGACTTACCTTTGTTCACGACAATAGCAAAGCTTTGTTCTTTACTgggaataaaatacataatagaAGAACAAGGAGTTTTAGGGGTAATAACAGAATAGAAATAGGATGTATAACTTTCAAACCATTGAAGAAATAGCAtgtagaacaaaggaaaaaattcatTCTTGCAAAACGCAGAAATGGGATGAGAGGCAACAAGAAAGTATGTTAAAAAGGGAGGGGGGGCAGAAATAAATTCAGGTATATCAGTGTGTACTAAGGATTAACGTCTCccataaaaaatgtaaaagcagaCTCTCAATTTAAGCATTTAGTTTTTAGAAATCCAATTATATGCTGTTTATATGTTTCACCTAAGGCAGCAataagaatggaaaaatatattttccagtgAAATAccagcagaaagaaaggaaagaaaaaggtagagaaggaaagatggagggaggggaaagaagaaattttagaaaggaaagaaggaaggaaagagatatGTAGCAATGttaatatcagaaaaattaagaactcaaagtaaaaagcattaaaaaaaaatcatgttgttTCATTCACCAAGAAGATATAGCCAGTAAAATTTATACACCAAATAATgtaattgtaattttaaaatacatgcattaatattGTTAGAAATATAGAAATCAGAAAGTCTGCAATTATAGTGGAAGACTTAACCACACTTGTTTTGGTATAGATAGAGTGAATAGACTGCAAAATAAACAGGAATATAGAGGGATTCCACAACCCAATTAATACGCCTCATCTAATGTATATGTACTTTTGTActcaaaaaattatgtatttttgttaaaatatttcaaatataaagtacagagaataaaatatacatttgccCACATGTACCTGTTACACAGaccaaacacattttattttgtttggatcctcagattcttctgttttttaaacaaaatattacagTTGAATCTCTCACTTTATCCTATTCATCTTACCTCTTTTTCCCAAAAAAGAACCATTTGGAAGTCTCTTTCTTGtgcatgctttttctttttttatatgtatgtatttatttcttaccAATATACATtgttatttcatgtattttacatTATGTGAATAGCATATAAATACATCCTCTGGAAACAAATTTAATAttactattttcatttaatattttttggaaGTTAGCAGTTTGATTCATTTAGATCTAGGTCATACATTTTAACTAATGAATACGATTGTATCAATTTTCCAATATGCTATTACTATATCATTGTATGGACTTCTGTTACATGGATTATctaatttctttatctttttgccTGCTGATGGACTTGGATTGTTCCTGTTTTGTGCAATTATAAGTGAAGATTTAATGAACATCTTGGCTATGTCTCCTCATGTCCTTATTGAAGAGTTTCTCTGAGGCAGTGCTTCGCAACTGGGTAATGGGGTAATGGGGGTTCTGATATATTGATTCCCTCTAGAAAGATGGGCCTGGCTTTACCCTGGGGCTGTTCCCTCTGGCTAAGAGTAGGCTGTCTCTTCATTCCAGTGAGCTGGTAGACATAGTAGCATTTTTAACATGTTCTGATGTGGAAAGGATTGGAAAAAGCTACTCTAGTGCACGTATTTTGAAgcagaatttctgggtcaaaagATATGTAGTAGTTAActaatgctgtgtaacaaattgccTCAAAACTTAGAAGTTTAAGACAATAGACAGTTATTATAGTTTCACAGGTCACAAACCTATACATGGCTTAGCTGGGTGCCTCTGGCTCTAAGTCTCTCATGAAGTTGCACTCAAGCTGTCATCTGCGCTGCAGTCGCATTCACAGGCAAAATTGTTGTAGGAGGTCCGCATCCAAGCTCTTTACGTGGCTGTTGGAAGGCCTCAGAAGATCCACTGCCAAGCTCACTCATGTGGTTGCTGTCTGGCTTCAATTCCTAGCCATAGGCTTCCTGAGTCTCCTCACAACCTGGCAGTTGGTGAGAGAGAGCCAGAGAGCAACTAAAGATGGAAGATACAGTTCTTTTATGACTTAAAGTCAAAAGTGACATCCCAACACTTTTGCCATATCCTATTTAttcaaagtaagtcagagaattTGTCCACTTAAGATATCAAATTTGTAGGCATGGAATTATTCATAATTAATGcctttattatccttttagtGTCCACAGGATCAGTAGTGAtggctcctctttcatttctaatattagtaattttgtcttctctccctttttcttgGTCATCCTGGCTAGAGACTTACCAAtattgttgatcttttcaaaaaatcagCTTTTGGTTTAATTGATATTCTATATTGctctatttttttccaatttcatttatttctgctactgtattatttcttttcttctgcttacttCGGGTATAATATGCTCTCTTTTTGTAGTTTCTTAAcagtggaaacttacattatcaatTTTAGATCTTTCTCCATTTCTAATGTATGCTTTCAATATTATAAGTTtctctctaagcactgcttttactgtatcccacaaattttggtaaattctagtttaatttttatttcaaacttaaaaaaatttccgTGGATACTTCTTCTGAAcccatgtgttatttagaagtgtgttgtttaatcttcaaatattttgagattttccAGCTATCGTTCTGTTTTTGATTTGTAATTTAATTCTGCTGTGGTCTGAGAACACATTGTGTATGATGtctaatgttttaaatttgttaagatgTGTTTTATcacccaggatgtggtctatcttggtgaatgttccatgtgagcttgagaagaatgtgtattctgctgttgttgaatGAAGTagtctataaatgtcaattagatcCAGGTGATTGATGATGCAATTCAGTTCAACtatgtccttactgattttctgcctgctgGTTCTGTCAATTACTGATAGAGGGGTGTTGAAGTCTTCAACTGTAATAGTGGATTCATCTATTTTTTGCAGTGGTCCTACTAGTTTTTGCCTCACATATTTTGATGCTGTTGTCAGGTGCATACACATTAAGGATCGTAACATCTCTTTGGTGAATTGaccccctttatcattatataatgtccgTATTTATCCCTGATAATTTTTCTTGTCCAGAAATCTGCTCTGTCTGGAATTAACATAGCTACTCCAGTCTTCTTATTAATGTAAGCATGTAAATCTCTCTTTCATTTACTTCTAATTTGTGTCTTTATATTTCAAATTGCTTTCTgaccttaaaaaaaatatctattctgtagtctctgccttttaattggtATAGTTAGACCACtcacatttaaagtaattgttgGTGTAGTTGGATTAATATGTACCATATTTGTGACTCTTTCCTATTTATTGCcactgttttttctctcttttgtgtgtgtgtgggtctttcattcttttttaacttttggttgttctgggtcttcattgctgcaccaaggctttctctagttgcagctagtgggggctactctctagtagcGGTGTGTGGGctgcttattgcagtggcttctctcgttgtggagcacaggctctaggcacacaggtttcagtagttgcagctcctgggctctagagcacaggctcagtagttgtggcacataggctttGTTGGtccacggcttgtgggatctttccggaccagggatcaaacctgtgtcccctgcattggcaggcggattcttatccactgtgccaccagggaaatccagtctCCCATTCTTTTCATGCCTTTTCTGATTTTAATTGAGAATTCTATATGattctattttctctcttctcttagaATTTCAACCATAATTCTTGTATTTGCATTTTTAGTGGTTAGCCTAGAGTTAGTAGTATACATTTACAACTGATCCAAACCCACTTTCAAATGACACTGTACCTCTTCATAGGTAGTGCAGGCACCTTGCGACAGAATATTTCCAGTTCCTTTCTCCTATCCTTCATTGCTATCATTTATTTCCCTTATCTATAAGCTATAATCATCTAATAccttgttgttattattttttaatgaaactgcTGTTCATTGGATCAGTTAGAACaaggaaaagatttttatttatacCTTAATTTATTCCTtctcaaaatttctttcttttttttaaaaatgcaaatacaagTTTCTGACCcatatcatttttcttctctcttaagAACTTTGAACATTTCTTCAAGGCAGATCTCAGAAGTGATATCCAACACTTTCACCATATTGTATTGATTAAAAGTGAATTACTAAGTCTAGCCCACACTCAAGGGGAGGGGATTATATAAGGGCAGGAGTTATAGGAGGTGGAGGTCATTGGGGCAGAAGGGTGAAGGAGCATTTCAGCTTCAATAGATGTTGCCagtctgtcttccaaagtggttttTACCAATTTTTGTCCCACCTGCAGTTTATTCACATCAGTGTTTTCCCACATCCTACCATTCTTGATATCTTCACAATTTAAAATTGTTGTCAATCTTATGAGTATAGAATATTGTTGTTTGACATTGCTTTTCCCTGAAATAGCAGAGAGGTTAAATATCTTTTCACATTTGTTAGCCACTTAGATTTCTTCCTCTCAGAGTtgtttgttcatatattttgtccatttttctactggggttgtttttcttgttattgatttctaggaatttatatgTTCTGGATACCAGATGTCAGTTATATTTGTAcagttgcaaatatcttcttctaGCTGgtgttttctttaaatgtaaa
The genomic region above belongs to Ovis canadensis isolate MfBH-ARS-UI-01 breed Bighorn chromosome X, ARS-UI_OviCan_v2, whole genome shotgun sequence and contains:
- the PJA1 gene encoding E3 ubiquitin-protein ligase Praja-1 isoform X1, with translation MHRSAPSQTTKRSRSPFSTTRRSWDDSESSGTSLNADNEDYSRYPPREYRASGSRRGMAYGHVDCFGADDSEEEGAGPVERVSVRGKTGKFKDEKLYDPEKGARSLAGVASQFSSFNHDVREELDKLDPAPAARSSASRAEFLQPNSMASQPSSAEGKVVTNSNNLERERQEPNLPACPSRAPVSICGGENTPKSAEEPVVRPKIRNLASPNCVKPKIFFDTDDDDDMPHSTSRWRETASADEGRLDGLARRSRGEGSSGYPEPKYPEDKREARSDQVKPEKVPRRRRTMADPDFWTYSDDYYKYFEEDSDSDKEWTAALRRKYRGREQNLSSSGESWETLPGKEELEAEQARVNASAGASAGSSGNNELEEVRGPSLQEEERASPEEGEVPWLQYNENESGSEGDNDSGQEFLQPGVFMLDGNNNLEDDSSVSEDLEVDWSLFDGFADGLGVAEAISYVDPQFLTYMALEERLAQAMETALAHLESLAVDVEVANPPASKESIDTLPEILITEDHSAVGQEMCCPICCSEYAKGEVATELPCHHYFHKPCVSIWLQKSGTCPVCRCMFPPPL
- the PJA1 gene encoding E3 ubiquitin-protein ligase Praja-1 isoform X2, with protein sequence MGQESSKPIWPKPAGRYQSNTGRRYGRRHAYVSFRPSTSQQERISRQRKTPSEVPMHRSAPSQTTKRSRSPFSTTRRSWDDSESSGTSLNADNEDYSSTSRWRETASADEGRLDGLARRSRGEGSSGYPEPKYPEDKREARSDQVKPEKVPRRRRTMADPDFWTYSDDYYKYFEEDSDSDKEWTAALRRKYRGREQNLSSSGESWETLPGKEELEAEQARVNASAGASAGSSGNNELEEVRGPSLQEEERASPEEGEVPWLQYNENESGSEGDNDSGQEFLQPGVFMLDGNNNLEDDSSVSEDLEVDWSLFDGFADGLGVAEAISYVDPQFLTYMALEERLAQAMETALAHLESLAVDVEVANPPASKESIDTLPEILITEDHSAVGQEMCCPICCSEYAKGEVATELPCHHYFHKPCVSIWLQKSGTCPVCRCMFPPPL
- the PJA1 gene encoding E3 ubiquitin-protein ligase Praja-1 isoform X3, encoding MHRSAPSQTTKRSRSPFSTTRRSWDDSESSGTSLNADNEDYSSTSRWRETASADEGRLDGLARRSRGEGSSGYPEPKYPEDKREARSDQVKPEKVPRRRRTMADPDFWTYSDDYYKYFEEDSDSDKEWTAALRRKYRGREQNLSSSGESWETLPGKEELEAEQARVNASAGASAGSSGNNELEEVRGPSLQEEERASPEEGEVPWLQYNENESGSEGDNDSGQEFLQPGVFMLDGNNNLEDDSSVSEDLEVDWSLFDGFADGLGVAEAISYVDPQFLTYMALEERLAQAMETALAHLESLAVDVEVANPPASKESIDTLPEILITEDHSAVGQEMCCPICCSEYAKGEVATELPCHHYFHKPCVSIWLQKSGTCPVCRCMFPPPL